The nucleotide sequence TTCTCGATCCCGGTCTCGGTGGCCGAAACACAGGCCGCATCGTGCGGGGCCCCCGCGGGAGTGTTTCCGAAGCGGACATCCTCTGGGACCTTGCGAATCGGCTTGAAGGGCGCATGGGGGCGACCGGCATGGAAACGTTCCTGTCGCGTCCCCGCCACAAGGATCCTTCCGTCGCTGACCGAGCAGCCATGGCCAACAACCTCAATGCTGATCTCATGATCTCGCTGCAGTGTGCACATAGCGAATCACCTCTAGCGCGGGGGGTTGCGACATTCCATTACGGTGTGCCCGATGGCTCTGAATCGATGATCGGTGCAGTGCTCGCCGGGTTCCTTCAGCGTGAAATCGTTGCTCGTACACAGCTTCTCGACTGCCGCTCACATGGACGCACCTGGGACATTCTGCGGATGACCAAGATGCCTACCGTGCAGCTTGACGTGGGGTACATCACGAATGAAGACGACACGGCTCTGCTCGCGGACCCCGCGATGCGCGACACAATCGCGGAGTCCATCGTGGTGGCAGTGAAGCGTCTCTACCTTCTTGGAAAAGATGACCAGCCCACCGGCACGTTTACCTTTGCAGAACTGCTTGCACACGAGCTCGCCGTTGAGGGAAAACGGGACTGAGATCGATTCTCGCGAGTTAAACGGT is from Hoyosella subflava DQS3-9A1 and encodes:
- a CDS encoding N-acetylmuramoyl-L-alanine amidase, translated to MPFLQLGDSGPDVAEVRAKLISLGFLHDDDDLAEARTVFDSAMDSAVRGFQQERGLLVDGLVGKATSRALQEAGYRLGARILAYHVSAPQYGDDVAALQTRLQDLGFYTGLIDGYFGPGLHRALSSYQREFGLVVDGICGPETLRSLEMLGTRVTGGSPHAILAEEVVRQSGPQLRNKRIILDPGLGGRNTGRIVRGPRGSVSEADILWDLANRLEGRMGATGMETFLSRPRHKDPSVADRAAMANNLNADLMISLQCAHSESPLARGVATFHYGVPDGSESMIGAVLAGFLQREIVARTQLLDCRSHGRTWDILRMTKMPTVQLDVGYITNEDDTALLADPAMRDTIAESIVVAVKRLYLLGKDDQPTGTFTFAELLAHELAVEGKRD